One genomic segment of Longimicrobium sp. includes these proteins:
- a CDS encoding 2OG-Fe(II) oxygenase, which translates to MIDLLEIDDFLDPATLADLVAELDRSAGRPSTVLSADAEGALDTMARKSTRVAVAPETRERVKARLMERKAALEEHFGIALAGCEDPQFLRYETGDFFVPHQDGNTPMVWDDSRFRRVSAVVFLSPKCEEEAEGTYGGGALVFHGPWDRPDVRVAAGARPGSMVAFRSETTHEVTPVTHGVRYTIATWFR; encoded by the coding sequence ATGATCGACCTGCTCGAGATCGACGATTTCCTGGATCCCGCCACGCTCGCGGACCTCGTCGCGGAGCTGGACCGCTCCGCCGGCCGGCCGTCGACGGTGCTGAGCGCCGACGCGGAGGGCGCGCTGGACACGATGGCGCGCAAATCCACCCGCGTCGCCGTGGCGCCGGAGACGCGCGAGCGGGTCAAGGCGCGGCTGATGGAGCGCAAGGCCGCGCTGGAGGAGCACTTCGGCATCGCGCTGGCGGGGTGCGAGGACCCGCAGTTCCTGCGCTACGAGACGGGTGACTTCTTCGTGCCGCACCAGGACGGCAACACGCCGATGGTGTGGGACGACTCGCGCTTCCGCCGCGTCTCGGCCGTCGTCTTCCTCTCGCCGAAGTGCGAGGAGGAGGCGGAGGGGACGTACGGCGGCGGCGCGCTCGTCTTCCACGGCCCGTGGGACCGGCCGGACGTGCGCGTGGCGGCGGGCGCGCGGCCCGGCTCGATGGTCGCCTTCCGCTCGGAGACCACGCACGAGGTGACGCCCGTCACCCACGGCGTGCGCTACACCATCGCGACGTGGTTCCGGTGA
- a CDS encoding GNAT family N-acetyltransferase: MHLVWPSDEYLPGYTEALERGWSPDNTRPEAAIREQLEQIAADPAAFLREMVDREAKAPPIVTASGATVPRLPGYRKWMWDGEFCGSIGIRWQRGTNALPAHCLGHIGYSVVPWKRNRGYATAALRALLPEARAEGLAYVELTTDPQNLASQRVILANGGVLVEHFVTGPEHRHKEQLRFRIDL; the protein is encoded by the coding sequence ATGCACCTCGTCTGGCCGTCCGACGAGTACCTGCCGGGCTACACCGAGGCGCTGGAGCGCGGGTGGTCGCCGGACAATACGCGCCCCGAAGCCGCCATCCGCGAGCAACTGGAGCAGATCGCCGCGGACCCGGCGGCGTTCCTCCGCGAGATGGTGGACCGCGAGGCGAAGGCGCCGCCCATCGTCACCGCCAGCGGCGCCACCGTCCCGCGGCTCCCAGGCTACCGCAAGTGGATGTGGGACGGCGAGTTCTGCGGCAGCATCGGCATCCGCTGGCAGCGGGGGACGAACGCGCTGCCGGCGCACTGCCTGGGCCACATCGGCTACTCCGTGGTGCCGTGGAAGCGCAACCGCGGCTACGCCACGGCCGCGCTGCGGGCGCTCCTTCCCGAGGCTCGCGCGGAGGGGCTGGCGTACGTCGAGCTCACCACGGACCCGCAGAACCTGGCGTCGCAGCGGGTGATCCTGGCGAACGGCGGCGTGCTGGTGGAACACTTCGTCACCGGCCCGGAGCACCGTCACAAGGAGCAGCTGCGCTTCCGCATCGACCTGTGA
- a CDS encoding NAD-dependent epimerase/dehydratase family protein, with the protein MTPQARPGHVMVHGASGFVAASLLPLLARRSVATISLVDRKPPSPRVIARLREAGSRPHVIVAGSLRNLRVPAAPDVVISLAGITDVDQALDRPAEALAGNVGIAIDLAEWVRRTVPAARLIYMSSDEVLGESTEPLPPDAPLRPTQPYAVSKAAAELVLHNYRDVYGLDVVTLRSCNLVGGRQRARKLIPVAVYNLVHRLPVPVYGDGAQLREWMAVGDVCDAIWALVGRDAPAGVYQASTGVRLSVTDVVTHVASAIGLPLVTRPVADRRVHDRSYSMCSARLREHGWHPRRDPVEAIRKAARDLVPVARARRFPFPLGAREAGEALHRSAPLVAR; encoded by the coding sequence GTGACACCCCAGGCCAGGCCCGGGCACGTGATGGTTCACGGGGCTTCGGGATTCGTCGCGGCTTCGCTGCTGCCCCTGCTCGCACGCCGGAGCGTCGCGACCATCTCGCTCGTCGACCGGAAGCCGCCGTCGCCGCGGGTGATCGCCCGGCTACGGGAGGCGGGATCGCGGCCGCACGTGATCGTGGCCGGATCGCTGCGCAACCTGCGTGTCCCGGCGGCCCCGGACGTGGTGATCAGCCTCGCCGGGATCACGGACGTGGACCAGGCGCTCGACCGCCCCGCCGAGGCGCTGGCCGGCAACGTGGGGATCGCGATCGACCTGGCGGAGTGGGTCCGCCGCACCGTCCCCGCCGCCCGTTTGATCTACATGTCGAGTGACGAGGTTCTCGGCGAATCGACCGAGCCGCTCCCGCCGGATGCGCCCCTCCGGCCCACCCAGCCGTACGCGGTGTCCAAGGCGGCGGCGGAGCTCGTGCTGCACAACTATCGCGATGTCTATGGCCTGGATGTCGTTACGCTCCGGTCCTGCAACCTGGTGGGCGGGCGGCAGCGCGCGCGCAAGCTCATCCCCGTGGCGGTGTACAACCTGGTTCACCGTCTGCCCGTGCCCGTCTATGGCGATGGAGCGCAGTTGCGCGAATGGATGGCCGTCGGGGATGTCTGCGATGCGATCTGGGCCCTGGTCGGTCGCGACGCTCCCGCCGGCGTGTACCAGGCAAGCACGGGAGTCCGTCTCTCCGTCACCGACGTGGTCACGCACGTGGCCAGCGCGATCGGCCTCCCCCTGGTGACGCGGCCTGTGGCGGACCGGCGCGTCCACGACCGCAGCTATTCCATGTGCAGCGCCCGGCTCCGGGAGCACGGCTGGCATCCGCGACGGGACCCGGTGGAGGCCATCCGCAAGGCCGCGCGCGACCTGGTCCCCGTCGCCCGCGCGCGGCGGTTCCCGTTCCCGCTCGGCGCGAGGGAGGCCGGCGAGGCTCTCCACCGTTCCGCGCCACTCGTCGCCCGATGA